One window of the Natrinema sp. CBA1119 genome contains the following:
- a CDS encoding HalX domain-containing protein, whose amino-acid sequence MSDGAEVLVVDDEARLADLFAAWLQADWVVETAYDGEEALEKMADSVEVVLLDRRMPGLSGDEVLEQIREQGYDSRVVMVTAVDPDFDIIEMGFDDYLVKPVSKDELVDMVDDVADRSDYESDIQEYYALVSKKALLESEKADRELANNEEYQDLTDRVAELEQRVDETVSGMSSHDDFVGAFQDLQSEN is encoded by the coding sequence ATGAGTGACGGGGCCGAGGTGCTCGTCGTCGACGACGAGGCTCGACTCGCGGACCTATTTGCCGCCTGGCTACAGGCCGACTGGGTCGTCGAGACGGCCTATGACGGTGAAGAGGCGCTCGAAAAGATGGCCGACTCCGTCGAAGTCGTGCTTCTCGACCGGCGGATGCCCGGTCTCTCCGGCGACGAAGTCCTCGAGCAGATTCGCGAGCAGGGATACGATTCGCGGGTAGTCATGGTGACGGCGGTGGATCCGGACTTCGACATCATCGAGATGGGGTTCGACGACTACCTCGTCAAACCGGTCTCGAAGGACGAACTCGTCGATATGGTCGACGACGTCGCCGACCGGTCCGACTACGAGTCCGATATACAGGAGTATTACGCGCTCGTCTCGAAGAAGGCGTTACTGGAGTCAGAAAAGGCCGACCGAGAACTCGCGAACAACGAGGAGTATCAGGACCTCACCGACCGCGTCGCGGAGCTCGAGCAGCGCGTCGACGAGACGGTCTCCGGAATGTCCTCCCACGACGATTTCGTCGGCGCATTTCAAGACCTCCAGTCAGAGAACTAG